Proteins encoded in a region of the Coffea eugenioides isolate CCC68of chromosome 4, Ceug_1.0, whole genome shotgun sequence genome:
- the LOC113767813 gene encoding uncharacterized protein LOC113767813: MASVPCSDISYSVLCKSRAISLVGLSSFPLSEPKAGALPYLSRDRVISQGILRKGTLPYIRRGLHGFVTKKVTTIPRSNISSNSSDGSGDDSSNQDKTPFGYTRKDVLLIGLGVTLFGIGLKSGLEFFGVDPLQAGNVVQLVLVLGLTVGWISTYIFRVSNKEMTYAQQLRDYESKVMEKRLESLTEAELQALLEQVEEEKSQPTQGEQST; encoded by the exons ATGGCATCCGTACCATGTTCAGACATAAGTTACAGCGTTTTATGCAAAAGTAGAGCGATTTCTTTGGTGGGCTTGTCTTCTTTTCCATTATCAGAGCCAAAGGCGGGAGCTTTACCCTACCTCTCTAGAG ATAGAGTTATCTCACAGGGAATTCTTAGAAAAGGAACTTTGCCTTATATTAGAAGGGGATTGCATGGCTTCGTGACAAAGAAAGTGACTACAATTCCCAGGAGCAACATATCCTCAAACTCCAGTGATGGTAGTGGTGATGACTCCTCTAACCAAGACAAG ACCCCTTTTGGATACACAAGAAAGGATGTTCTATTGATTGGTCTTGGAGTAACTCTTTTTGGAATAGGCCTGAAAAGTGGATTGGAG TTCTTTGGAGTTGATCCTTTGCAGGCTGGGAATGTTGTCCAGTTAGTCCTGGTTTTGGGTTTGACAGTAGGGTGGATCTCAACATACATTTTCAGAGTTTCGAACAAGGAAATGACCTATGCTCAACAATTACGAGATTATGAAAGCAAAGTTATGGAG AAAAGACTGGAGAGTTTAACTGAAGCAGAGTTACAAGCACTGCTGGAACAGGTCGAAGAAGAGAAAAGCCAACCGACTCAAGGCGAGCAAAGTACCTGA
- the LOC113767402 gene encoding uncharacterized protein LOC113767402 codes for MGNVALCAPSIISSGVVKVLFSDGRLVIYTRPVKAAELMLENPGQFVCDSSHLKIGHRIPGLSADEELEVRQIYYLLPMEMLYSVLTSEEMGSLNDKSSKAFKQGSLSFSKIFPVLGDFCLFPLTSETSKNLDSATNGPEPAERYARQRSWKPALETIIEAPTPPYA; via the coding sequence ATGGGAAATGTAGCACTATGTGCACCTTCAATCATCTCCAGTGGTGTAGTGAAAGTTTTATTTAGTGATGGAAGATTGGTAATCTACACAAGGCCAGTGAAGGCAGCTGAACTTATGCTGGAAAACCCTGGTCAATTTGTCTGTGATTCTTCCCATCTAAAGATCGGTCATCGAATTCCAGGACTCTCAGCTGATGAAGAGCTTGAAGTTAGGCAAATTTACTATCTTCTCCCCATGGAAATGCTGTATTCGGTCCTGACAAGTGAAGAAATGGGCTCTCTGAATGACAAGTCTTCCAAAGCATTCAAACAAGGAAGTTTAAGCTTTTCAAAGATTTTTCCAGTTCTTGGTGATTTCTGCCTGTTTCCATTAACTTCAGAAACCAGTAAGAATTTGGACTCTGCCACAAATGGTCCAGAGCCAGCGGAAAGGTATGCAAGACAGAGATCATGGAAACCAGCATTGGAGACCATCATTGAAGCGCCAACGCCACCATATGCCTAG
- the LOC113768471 gene encoding uncharacterized protein At3g17950 produces the protein MLDPANELLPPPSSPTISSVSSSDLDTESTGSFFHDRSTTLGTLMGVTFPAITFRAPSRSHSQHRQLQTATTNGPVNVCRRNKKAKKNRAVAMAAEEDERRRWRRRRWWRFCRDECDCQPSSLGEYLEVERRFGDGAFFGGAATELEGVGGIHMQPTDGRVLFANGRVLPPAQVDEAESAAGGLCRFSVVSLGGICSGGGGGVG, from the exons ATGTTGGATCCTGCAAATGAGCTGCTGCCTCCTCCATCATCTCCCACCATTTCTTCCGTTTCTTCTTCCGATCTTGACACCGAG TCTACAGGTTCATTTTTCCATGACCGGAGTACGACATTAGGGACGTTGATGGGCGTCACTTTTCCAGCTATTACATTCAGAGCTCCTTCCCGGTCCCACTCTCAGCACCGGCAACTTCAGACGGCGACGACAAACGGCCCCGTTAACGTCTGCCGGAGAAACAAGAAGGCGAAGAAGAACAGGGCGGTTGCAATGGCGGCCGAGGAGGATGAGAGGCGGCGGTGGAGAAGACGAAGGTGGTGGAGGTTTTGCAGGGATGAGTGTGATTGTCAGCCATCTTCGTTAGGGGAGTATTTGGAGGTGGAAAGGAGGTTCGGGGACGGCGCATTTTTTGGTGGTGCTGCGACGGAGCTTGAAGGAGTTGGAGGAATCCATATGCAGCCCACAGACGGGAGGGTTTTGTTTGCTAATGGGAGGGTTCTGCCACCTGCCCAGGTGGATGAAGCGGAGTCGGCCGCCGGAGGCTTATGTAGATTCTCGGTGGTGTCTCTCGGTGGCATCTGCAGTGGTGGTGGCGGAGGTGTTGGATAG